AAGACAAACGCGGCCAGTTTGAGGCGGCCGATGGCGGCACGCTGTTCCTGGATGAAGTGGGCAACCTGCCTTACGAGATACAGGTAAAGCTGCTGCGTGCCCTACAGGAGCGGAAGGTAAAAAAGCTGGGCAGCACCATCGACCTGGATGTGGATGTGCGGGTGCTGGCGGCCACCAACGAAGACTTGGTGCAGGCTGTGTCGCGGGGAGATTTCCGGGAAGACCTGTACCATCGCCTGAACGAATTTAAAATAGGAGTGCCCTCGCTGCGGGAGCGCGGCCATGATGTGCTGTTGTTTGCCAATCATTTTCTGCGGCAGGCCAACAAAGAGCTGGAGCGCCAGACCATCGGTTTTGATGATGCCACCGCCCAGGCCCTGCAGGAGTATAACTGGCCCGGAAACCTGCGCGAGCTCAAGAACGTGGTGCGCCGGGCCGTGCTGGTAGCCAAAGCTTCCGAAATCACCTTGCAGGACCTGCCTCCTGAAATTGCGTTTGCCGATATTACAGCAGCGGCAGCGCCATCGCCTTCCTTTGGCATACAGGCGCCGCCATCGCCCGCTGTAGCCCCGCTCACCGACTTACGAAGTATGACGGAGCAGAACGAGAAAGAGCTGATCCTGCGGATGCTGGAGAAAGTACGGTATAACAAATCGAAAGCAGCACGCCTGCTCAACATCGACCGTAAAACGCTCTATAACAAGCTACGGCAGTATAACATCGAAGTATAAAAGCTACGCAATAACAGCGCGCGTACTCGCTTCGCGAAGTTCTTCTGTAGCTGCGGTTAACGCCTGCAGCACCTGGGTGGCCTGGTGGTTTACCGATGCTGTCAGTGCTTTTAACTGGTGCGTTGCCGGTCCCTTCTGGCGCAGGCCCTGCTCCAGCAGTTCCAGGTCCGGCGTTACGGTGTGGGCTTTCAGGTGCTTAAAAGCTGTCAGCATTTTGTGGGCTATACTGGCCACCGCCTCCCAGTCTTCTTTTTGCTGCGCTTCGGCCATTTGCTTCAAGTTCAGTTCCTGGTCTTCCAACATTACTTCCAGCACTGAAACCAGGGTTTCGGTATCGGCGCCGGTAAACTGCTTTATCTCCGCAAGGTTGTAAAGAGGCTGCCCGGTTGTTTCGGAAGGCTGCGCTTTGGGCGCGGCCGGTAACGGAAGAACCGGTTGGGGCAGAGCCTTACCCGTGGGCAGCAGCCTGGTTAAGGTGCTGTATAGTTCCTGCTCGGTATACGGTTTTAACAGGAAGGCCACAATGGGCGTGTTCTTGAAAAAGTTATTGTCGTTGCCCATGATGTTCGCCGTAAGCGCCATGATGGGCACATTGGGATCCATTTTCCGAATGGCCCGGGCCACTTTTTTGCCGCTCATACCGGGCAGTTGCATGTCAGTCAGCACCACATCAAATTTAAAGCGGCTAGCCTGCTGCAGCGCTTCCTGACCATCGTTTGCCAGTGCTACCTTCATGCCCCAGCGGCTCAGGATCAGCTCGCATAAGGTGCGGCTATAGGCATCGTCGTCTATTACCAGGGCGCGCATGCCACTGAAGGCCTTTTCATGTGGTACCGGCACCGTTGTGGCCACCTCTTTTGCAGGCACAAACGCAGCTTTCTGAAGCGGCAGCACCATGGTAAAGTTGGTGCCCTCGCCGCGGGTGCTGTGCACCGACAAGGTACCGCCCTGCATTTCCACCAGTTTTTTACTGATAGACAAGCCCAGGCCTGTGCCGCCATACTTGCGCATAATGGAATCGTCGGCCTGGTTAAACTCTCCGAACACATGCCCCAGCCGCTCCGGTGATATGCCAATGCCGGTATCGGTCACGCTGATAGCGGCTACTACGCGCGTACGGCGCTGTGCTTTCAGGTGGAAGTATACTTCAATGCGGCCTTCGTGCGTGAACTTGATGGCATTGTCGATGAGGTTGAACAAGATCTGCTTCAGTCGCAGCTCGTCACCGATCAGCTCGTTGGGGAATTTCTCATCTTTGAGGCACACAAACCGGAGGCCTTTGCTGGAGGCTTTCAGTGTAAAGGCCTGCTCTACCTCGGCCATCAGCTGCGATAAACGAAACGGGGCGTGGTTGATGCTGAGCTTGCCGGCTTCAATTTTAGAAAGGTCCAGTACATCGTTTACAATATGCAGCAGGTGCTGGCCCGCGCCGTGTACCGCCTGCAGGTGTTCTGACTGCTCGGGTTGCAGGTTAGTATGGCGCAGCACCTGCGTAAAGCCCAGAATAACGTTCAGGGGCGTGCGCATCTCGTGGCTCATGTTGGCTACAAAGGCCTCTTTGGCACGGGCAAGCTGCACGGCATCTTTCCGTGAGCTGATGAGCCGCGATCTGTAGTGGTTGTTACGGGTAATATCACGGAGAATAATCAGAATAAAGGCCACGCCACTGATAAGGCCCGCAATGCCGATACAAAAAAGGATGAGAGAAGTCTGTTTGGCCTCGCTGCGCGCCAGTTGCGAGCGCTCCCGGGCCCGCATCATCTCGTAATGCTCCAGGTTATACATCATGCTGCGGATCTGGTCCATCATCATTTTGTCTTCCTGCAGCAGGGTCAGTGCCTTGTTGGTTAGCTCTTTCTCATCCTGGTCGGCTTCCTGTTGAATCCTGTTCAGAATACGCCGGATGCGGGTAAGGTCAGCCACTTTGCCACCAGCCGCCCTGTTCGTGTCAATCTCGATCTCGCGGGTTACATTGAGCTGGGGCACCAGCACCTTGGGAGCCGGAGCCGGAGGCGCTTCCGGCTTCTCTTCTTTTTTGGAGAACAGCTTTCCGAGTATTCCTTTTTTAGGTTGCTCGCGAGTGACCTCCTTGGCTTCATCGGGCGCTGGTGGCACATCCGTGATCACCGTGGTGGTGGTGGTATTCTGGCGGATAGTAGTAGAGGCCGGCCGTGGCGTGGCGGCAAACGCGATCTGCCGCAGGGCCTTGTCCGAATAGTCGTTACGTTTCTGTTCTTTCTTCAGGGCCACATACTGCTTCAGACTATTTTTCTTTGTCTGCAGCAGGCTGGCCATCGAATCTACCTGGGCCAGTTCGGTGGGGCTGGCCGACATCATGATGCGCAGCGAATCGATCTGGCTGCGAATCGTATCGAGGTTGCTCAGGTAAGCGGTAAAGTGCTTTTCGTGCGTCGTAAGCGTATAGGCGCGGATAGAGCTTTCGGCCGAGGCCAGGCTGGCCAGCGTATGCTGCAGCTTCACAAGTTTTACGTTTGGTTGCGCCAGCACCTCTACCGAATTTACCAGCCGCGTAAAACTGCTGTAGGTCAGGTAAATGGCCAGCAGCACAATGGCAAAGCCGGTGCTGAATCCAAATATTACTTTTGCTTTTGTACTATCCTTAATAATGCCCATGCAGATCGGCCCTGTTTTGGCGAATGCTAATTTAACGTACTATAACGCCGGCGAAGTGTAAATGATTCTATTTTGCCCGCGCAGGTATAAAAAATAAAGAAAAACTGGCGGAAGAATGTCGTAACATTTCAAGCTTAAATTAATATATCCCTATACTTAGAAGTCTCGTTAAAGGAGGAAATAACATGCTGACTACTCGGTTTTTAGGTAGTGGCTTCTCTCCAAACTATGGCTAAGGCGCTGAAATGGATGCTCTTACTACCGCTGTGTATGGCGTGCCTGGCAGCGTATGGGCAGGATATAATTGTGAAAAAGGATGGTGCGCAGCTTGTGGCCAAAATCACCCGCGTGCAACCCGACTCGATCTACTACCACTATATCAGCGATGAGAGCGGGCCCGACCTGGCTGTAGCGCGGCAGGAAGTAGCCCAGGTGCAGTTTACGGGCCATGCCCCCCCGCTGCTGTTAACCGACGTAATGTATACCAACGAGCGCAGCAACCTGGCCGAGGCTGGGCAGATGCGCCTGCAGGCCAGGCAGGATGCACTGGCTTATTACAAGCCTCGCGGGGTGTTCTGGACCACCCTGGGAGCGACCGTGTTTAACCCCGTAGCCGGCCTGGTAACAGGAGCTGTGGTGTCGGTGGTGCCGCCGGTGGTAGCTGCTGCCGGTAACCCGGATAACGCCCTGCTGAAAGACCCTATTTACCGCGAAGCATACCGGAAGCAGGCCCGCAAGCGTAAGATCGGGCATGCCGCCGCAGGGTTTAGCGCAGGGGCAGCGGTGCTGAGCGCAGTATACCTGGCCCTTGCCCTGAGCCTGGCGGGCGGGTAAAGATTGTCCTTCCGGGAAGTATAAATCCGGCTAACTCCCCGCCTATACTTACTGTAAAGGAGGTTTATGCTTGTAAAATGGAACGGGTCAGCAGGCAAGAAGTATCTTTGCCTGCTGACCCGCTTAGAGGATTAATACCGGTTTTACCAGCTGCTGCTGGCGCCGCCCCCGCCAAAGGAGCCGCCGCCAAAGCCACCGAAACCGCCGCCTCCTCCACCAAAACCACCGCCGCCACCAAAGCCGCGGCCACCGCCCAGCATGCCGGGAATAAACAGCGGCCCGCCACCAAAGGTACGGGAGTAACCGCGCCGGCCACCACCACGGCCGCCACCTCGCCTCGAAAGAATAAATAAGATCAGGAAAACGATAAGTATGATAAAGAAGACGGAAGGACCACCATCTTCCTGGCCGTTTGCGGCCTGTGGATCGGCCTGGTATTCGCCGCTGGCCCGCTGGATGATCTCGGTGGTGGCTGCGTCCAAGCCCCGGTAGTATTGCCCCTGCTTAAAGGCCGGGCTGATGGTGTATTCGGTGATTTGTTTGGCGATGGCATCCGGAATAATGTGCTCCATGCCGTAACCGGTGCGAAGCGTAACCTTGCGCTCGTCTTTCGCCACAAGTATAAGCACGCCGTTGTCATTTTTCTTACCCCCAACGCCCCATTGTTCGCCTAAGCGGTCGGCGTAATCCGCTACGTCATAACCCCCGATGGAAGTGATGGTAACAACGGCGATCTGGGTGGAAGTGGTATCGTTGTAATTGACCAGCTTCTGCTCCAGGGCCTGTTCTTCGTCCGGGCTAAGCATTTTGGCCAGGTCGTTTACCAGGCGCGGCGGGTTAGGCCGCGGCGGGAAGTCGCTGTTTTGCCCAAAGCCAAGCAGGCTCAGCAGGCAGAAGTATAGTAAAAATAGGGAGTGCTTCATAAGTTTTAGTCTCCGAACGAGATATCGTCGCTCAGTTCATTGGAGTCGCCTTGGGCATTGTAAGGGAAATGATGCTTGAGCTGCTGGCCGGCCATCCGGATGCCTTGGGCCAGCCCCTCACCATAATTATTTTGCTTGAAGTGACGCACAGCTGCAGCCGTGATATCTTCCCAGAAATTATCCGGTACAATAGCGTTGATGCCAGCATCGCCCAATACGGCAAACTGGTGGTCGTCCAGCGCCAGGTAAAACAAAACGCCGTTGCGCAACTGGGTATGGTGCATGTTTAGCTCGCCAAAAATCTCGGTGGCACGGTCCAGCACATCTTGCGTGCAGTTGCTTTCGATGTGCACCCGTATCTCGCCGGAGGTATTGGATTCCGCTTCCCGGATCGCGTCGGTAATCTTTTGCTCGTCTTCGGGTGTGATGATGTCTTTGGGCATGGCGTTGGATGGTTAAATGGCTGAATGGTTAAATTGTTGATTCGCATATATTGAATAACAATTTAACCATCAAACAATTTAGCAATTTGCTAGAACTGTACCGACGGGGCTTTCTGCGAAGCAGCGTCGGCCTCAAAGTAGCCCTTCTTCTCAAAGCCTGTCCAGCCGGCAATAAAGTTGCGCGGGAAAGAGCGGATATAAGAGTTATAGTCCTGCACGGTTTCGTTGAACTTGCGCCGTTCCACGGCAATGCGGTTCTCGGTGCCTTCCAGCTGCGCCTGTAGCTCCAGGAAATTCTGGTTGGACTTCAGATCCGGGTAGCGTTCTACGGATACCAGCAACCGGCTCAGCGCACCGCTCAGTTCGCCTTGGGCGGCCTGGAATTTCTGCACGTTTTCCGGGGTCAGGTCGTTGGCATTAATGTTGACGCTGGTCGCTTTGGCTCGGGCATTGATCACATCGGTCAGGGTGCTTTTCTCGAAGTTAGCGGCTCCCTTTACGGTATTTACCAGGTTAGGAACCAGGTCGGCGCGGCGCTGGTAGGCATTCTGCACGTTGGCCCAGGCCGCCTCTACGGTTTCATCTTTCTGCACCATGGTGTTGTAGCCACACGAAGACTGCGACACAAGTATGACAAAGCCGATCAGGTAAAAAAATAATCTTTTCATAAGTTTTAACAGGTATAGTAAGTATACGTTCTTGTTGGCCCACAGGGCCCTATCAGTACGAATTTAAGAAAGCATCGTTATCCGCGGGCATTAAATATGATAAAATTATCATCTGATGCACGGCGCCGGCAGCTGGCAGTCGGTAACCGCTTAAGCCTAAAGTCTATACAGGGCGTTGGTTTTTTACCGGGATAATTGCCATACTTTAGGTTGTAGCTAAAAAATGATATATTGCTCCAAAAGAAACGTGTATGAAAGCAATTATACCTGTCGCAGGCATTGGTTCCAGGCTTCGTCCGCACACGCACACACAGCCTAAGTCGCTGGTGCCCGTGGCTGACAATACCATCCTGGGCCATATCATCGATAAGCTGCTGGAGGCGGGTATTGTGGATTTTGTTTTCATCATTGGCTACCTGGGTGAGAAGATAGAGCAGTATGTGCGGCACAAGTACCCGCAGCTGCACGCCGAGTTTGTGGTGCAGGAGCCCCGCGAAGGCCTGGGGCACGCGCTGTGGGTGGCCCGCCATACCTACGAGAACGAAGAAAGCGTGCTCATCATGCTGGGCGATGCCATTGTGGACGTGGACCTGAAAGCCATTATGCAGGCGCCGCACTCGGTGCTGGGCGTTAAAAAAGTGGCCAAGCCCTCGCTGTTCGGGGTAACGGAAGTAGGCAACGATGAGTTTATCGTTAAGTTGGTAGAGAAGCCCAAGATCCCGAAGTCGAATTTTGCGCTAGTAGGCTTGTACAAGATCGGCAACCCTCGCAAACTGATCGAATCGCTGGAGTACATCATCACCGAGGACATCCGCACCCAGAACGAATACCATTTGACCGACGCGCTGATGCACATGATCAAGACCGGCGAGAAAATGGCGACCTGGAGCGTGGACCACTGGTTTGACTGCGGCCGCAAAGAAACGCTGCTGGAGGCCAATGCCACGCTGCTGGCCCGGCAGAACTTCCGCAACCGCGACTATTCTACGCTGTGCCCGGGCTGTATTATCATTCCGCCAGTAAGTATAGGCGAGGGGTGCACCATTACCCATTCTATTATTGGCCCCAATGTAGCCATCGGCGACAATACCACCATCACCAACACCATTCTCAGCAACTCCATCATCGGTTCCTTCTCCGAGCTGCGCTACGCCGTCATGCAGGATTCCATCATCGGCAGCGACGCCTCTTTCAAAGGGTTCAGCCACAGCCTCAACATCGGCGACAGCACCGAGATCAATTTCGGACAGTAAGAGAGACGTTAGATATTAGACGCTGGATATTAAACTTGCTTTATACCTGGCTCATCGCAAGAGTCTAGCGTCTAATATCCAGTTTCTAGCATCTTCCTTACAAAAAGGTCAGTTCGTTCAGTTGGTCTAGCATCCAGCCCGTCAGGCTGTAGCGGGGGCGGGTGGCAGCCAGCACTTCGTGTGGGATCAGGTTGCTGCGGAAGCAGGCCAGGCGACCGGCAACGGGCAGCACGTCCACTGTTTCTTCCGCGCCATCCGGCTGGGGCAAGTATAAACGCAGGTTGCCGCCGTGTTCGGGCAGCCAGTCTTCGTTCAGGTAGCAGATAAACGACAGCTGGCGATGGTCGTTGGTCTGGAACTGATCCAGGTGGCGCTGGTAAACGGTGCCCACGGGGTACATCGTAAAGTGGAATTCATAATCTTTCAGGCCCAAAAAGCAGGTGCGGTTAATATAGCGCATCACCTCGTTCATGCGTTCCAGAAAAACTTTGGTGGGCGGCAGGGCTTCCTGTGGCTCGATCCAGCGGATGTAATCCCCGCGCACCTGCTTGTCTACTGTAAACTGGTCGGCGGTGCCGATGCCCGCTTTTTTAAAGGTACCCTGCTCCCGGTGGTGCGTCAGCACGTGCAGCAGCTCGCGCACTTCGCTGGGCGTGAGAAAATTATCGACAATGGCGTAGCCTTTGTCCGAAAGCCTGTCAGCAATCTGCTCAAACTTCAGCACTATTTTTTCGTCCGGTTCCTCTTCCATCTTATGCAATACCTTAGCAATTGAATACTTGCCTTCCGGTTGATGTGCTGCCGGCCAATAGCTGTCAAATGTAAGCACTATACGTGTTGCTTGTACTTTTAGGCGGACAGATAATTTTGAGCCCAGCCCGGCACTGCTTCTGCTTGAAAGCCAGCGAATAAAGGATAGGCAAAGTCCGGGCTATGGCGTCACATCAAAAAAAGATGTAATTTAGATGACTCAGGGATACATCAAACTCTAAAAACAGGCGTTGCCATGATAAAAAAGACTACTATGTTGTTGCTGGCCGGCGGCTTTACGGCTGTGTCGGCTTGCAAATCAACCAAAACAGACACAACTGCCACCACCATGACAGACCAAACCACTACGGCCGCGGCTGCTACGCCGGCTGCCGTAGCTTTAGATTACCCCAAAACAAAGAAATCGGACCAGACGGATGATTACTTCGGCACCAACGTAGCTGACCCATACCGCTGGCAGGAAACCCATGACGAAGCGCTGGATGCCTGGATTGCGCAGGAAAACCAGGTAACGCAAAGCTACTTTGCCAGCATCCCGTTCCGCGATAACATCAAAAGCCGCCTTACCCAGATCTGGAATTACCCGAAGTATGGCGCACCATTTAAAGAGGGCGGCAAGTACTACTTCTTTAAGAACGACGGCCTGCAGAACCAGAGCGTGCTGTATGTGCAGCCAAGCCTGGAAGCCGAGCCCAAGGTATTCCTGGACCCCAACAAGTTTTCTAATGATGGCACGGTAGCCTTGTCGTCGCTGGAGTTTTCGAAGGATGGCAAGTATGTGGCTTACGGTACGTCCAGCGGCGGCTCCGACTGGAACACTTATTATGTGCTGGATGCGACAACCGGTAAAAAGCTGGCTGATGAAGTGGAATGGGTAAAATTCTCTGGCCCGAGCTGGTACAAGGACGGTTTCTTTTACAGCCGCTACGATGCGCCTACCGAAGGCAACAAGCTGGCCAATAAGAACGAGTACCACAAAGTATACTACCACAAAGTAGGCACGCCGCAGACGCAGGACAACCTGGTGTATGAAGACAAGGCACATGCCCTGCGCAACTTTTACGGGCAGACCACCGAAGACGAGCGCTTCCTGGTGCTGAACGTGTCGGAAGGAGCCAGCGGTGCCAACGCCTTATACTACAAAGACCTGACAAACTCCAAGGCAAGTATAAAGCCCATTGTGGAGGATTTTGAGTCGGAGTATAACGTGGTAGACAACATGGGCGACAAGCTGCTGGTGCGCACCAACAAGAATGCGCCACGCTACCGCCTGGTGCTCATCGACCCGAAAAAGCCGCAGGAAAAGAACTGGCAGGTGCTCATCCCCGAGTCGGCTGACGTGATGACGGGCGTATCGCTGGTGGGTGGCCGCATCATCGCTACCTACATGAAAGATGCGTCCAGCCTGGTAACGGTGTTCGATACTAAAGGCAAGCAACTAAACAAAGTGGAACTGCCCGGCATTGGAACGGTAGGGGGCTTTAGCGGCAAAAAAGAAGACCAGGAAACCTTCTTTACCTTTACCTCTTTCACTTATCCGCCTACCATTTACCGCTACGACGTACCCAAAAACAAGGTCACGCTGTTCCGCAAATCGGAGGTAGACATCAACACCGATGCGTTCGAAACAAAACAGGTGTTTTATACTTCTAAGGATGGCACCAAAGTGCCCATGTTTATCGTGCACAAAAAAGGCCTGGTGCTGAACGGCAACAACCCGACCATGCTCTATGCTTACGGTGGCTTTAACATCTCGATGACGCCGAGCTTCAGCGTGTCGAACATGCTGTGGCTGGAGAACGGCGGCGTTTATGCGCTGCCTAACCTGCGCGGCGGTGGCGAGTATGGTGAAGAATGGCACAAAGCCGGCGTAACGCCCAACAAGCAAAACGTGTTCGACGATTTTATTGCCGCTGCCGAGTACCTGATCGACCAGAAGTATACGTCGTCGGAGAAACTGGCCGTGAGCGGCGGCTCCAATGGCGGTTTGCTGGTGGGCGCCTTTATGACACAGCGCCCCGAGTTGGCCAAAGTAGCCTTGCCTGCTGTGGGTGTCATGGACATGCTGCGCTTCCATAAGTTTACCATTGGCTGGGCGTGGGTACCCGAGTATGGCTCTTCGGAAGCCAGCGAGGCGCAGTTCAAGAACCTGTATGCCTTCTCGCCGCTGCACAACATCAAGGAAGGCGTAAAATATCCGGCCACATTGGTAAAAACAGCCGACCACGACGACCGCGTAGTGCCGGCGCACTCTTTTAAGTTTATCTCCACGCTGCAGGAAAAAGGCGCACCGGGCAATCCGTACCTCATCCGCATTGATGTGCGGGCGGGCCATGGCGCCGGCAAGCCCACCTCGCTGCTCATTCAGGAAGCCGCCGATACCTGGGCATTCGTGTACCAGAACATGGGCTTGAATCCGTACGAGAACCAGTAAGCAGATCTTAGATCGCTGCTTCTACTTAAGCCGCACCGCCTACCCCAGGTGGTGCGGCTTTTTTGTGATGTTCTGATGTGTGAAGTATATGACCACTTCTAAGTATAATTATTTCACTATATTTAACTACGCATTAGCCACAACTTAACGAAGAAATAATTTTATGGAAGCAGACCTTTACAACAACAACATGCCGCAAAGCCTGACGATCGATCTTGCGTCAGAAGATTTCTTGCGGCACACGGCCAAATGGGGGCGGTTTTTGGGAATCATGGGTTTTATCGGGGTGGGCCTGCTGGTGCTATTTGGGCTTTTTGCCGGCTCGCTGATGGGCAATGCTTTGTCTAGTAAGGGAAACAACGGAATGGCGGGCTTTTTTGGAGGAGGCGTTTTCACGGTGTTTTACCTGGTTTTTGCGGGGCTATACTTTATCCCGGTGCTTTATCTGTATCAATTTTCCGTGAAGATGCAGGAGGGCCTGCGCTCCCGCAACCAGCACCAGGTAACAGCCTCATTCCGGAACCTGAAATCACTCTTTAAGTTCATGGGCGTTCTGACCGCTATTTTCCTTGTTCTATACGCCCTGGCCATGGTGTTTTCGCTCATCGGCATTGGCGCAGCAGCCATGTTCAGCTAAGTATAAAGCCTCTATCCCGGATAAAGGGAAGCATAAGGCAGAATTATTTATACTTCTCATCCTGTCCATCCTTTCATCCCGTAAATCCTGATTCAGACACAAGTGGCAGGTGCCCGCAATCTTTCCTATCTTAGCAGTTCACAAACACACGCGCTATGGCAAAAGCAACAGGAGGTGAAAGCCGGTTTGTAGTCCGCTCCAACGAGATAGATTACCGTGGGCAAGCCACCATGCCGGCACTGGTCAGCTACATGCAGGAGGCCGCCTGGGAAAACACCGCCA
This window of the Pontibacter liquoris genome carries:
- a CDS encoding sigma-54-dependent transcriptional regulator gives rise to the protein MLKILLIDDDPAFCLMLKSFLRRQQYEVETAYSANDGLRQLKATKFDLILTDFRLPDKDGLELLSQVRVLSDIPVILMTHYGDIRTAVKAIKMGAFEYITKPINPDETLLVIQNALRRKPAVAAQEEPFEPAEADLQFVQGQSPQAQQIEEVISLVAPTSMSVIIEGESGTGKEYVARMIHERSKRQHKPFVAIDCGALSKELAGSELFGYVKGAFTGAMQDKRGQFEAADGGTLFLDEVGNLPYEIQVKLLRALQERKVKKLGSTIDLDVDVRVLAATNEDLVQAVSRGDFREDLYHRLNEFKIGVPSLRERGHDVLLFANHFLRQANKELERQTIGFDDATAQALQEYNWPGNLRELKNVVRRAVLVAKASEITLQDLPPEIAFADITAAAAPSPSFGIQAPPSPAVAPLTDLRSMTEQNEKELILRMLEKVRYNKSKAARLLNIDRKTLYNKLRQYNIEV
- a CDS encoding ATP-binding protein is translated as MGIIKDSTKAKVIFGFSTGFAIVLLAIYLTYSSFTRLVNSVEVLAQPNVKLVKLQHTLASLASAESSIRAYTLTTHEKHFTAYLSNLDTIRSQIDSLRIMMSASPTELAQVDSMASLLQTKKNSLKQYVALKKEQKRNDYSDKALRQIAFAATPRPASTTIRQNTTTTTVITDVPPAPDEAKEVTREQPKKGILGKLFSKKEEKPEAPPAPAPKVLVPQLNVTREIEIDTNRAAGGKVADLTRIRRILNRIQQEADQDEKELTNKALTLLQEDKMMMDQIRSMMYNLEHYEMMRARERSQLARSEAKQTSLILFCIGIAGLISGVAFILIILRDITRNNHYRSRLISSRKDAVQLARAKEAFVANMSHEMRTPLNVILGFTQVLRHTNLQPEQSEHLQAVHGAGQHLLHIVNDVLDLSKIEAGKLSINHAPFRLSQLMAEVEQAFTLKASSKGLRFVCLKDEKFPNELIGDELRLKQILFNLIDNAIKFTHEGRIEVYFHLKAQRRTRVVAAISVTDTGIGISPERLGHVFGEFNQADDSIMRKYGGTGLGLSISKKLVEMQGGTLSVHSTRGEGTNFTMVLPLQKAAFVPAKEVATTVPVPHEKAFSGMRALVIDDDAYSRTLCELILSRWGMKVALANDGQEALQQASRFKFDVVLTDMQLPGMSGKKVARAIRKMDPNVPIMALTANIMGNDNNFFKNTPIVAFLLKPYTEQELYSTLTRLLPTGKALPQPVLPLPAAPKAQPSETTGQPLYNLAEIKQFTGADTETLVSVLEVMLEDQELNLKQMAEAQQKEDWEAVASIAHKMLTAFKHLKAHTVTPDLELLEQGLRQKGPATHQLKALTASVNHQATQVLQALTAATEELREASTRAVIA
- a CDS encoding TPM domain-containing protein; the protein is MKHSLFLLYFCLLSLLGFGQNSDFPPRPNPPRLVNDLAKMLSPDEEQALEQKLVNYNDTTSTQIAVVTITSIGGYDVADYADRLGEQWGVGGKKNDNGVLILVAKDERKVTLRTGYGMEHIIPDAIAKQITEYTISPAFKQGQYYRGLDAATTEIIQRASGEYQADPQAANGQEDGGPSVFFIILIVFLILFILSRRGGGRGGGRRGYSRTFGGGPLFIPGMLGGGRGFGGGGGFGGGGGGFGGFGGGSFGGGGASSSW
- a CDS encoding TPM domain-containing protein gives rise to the protein MPKDIITPEDEQKITDAIREAESNTSGEIRVHIESNCTQDVLDRATEIFGELNMHHTQLRNGVLFYLALDDHQFAVLGDAGINAIVPDNFWEDITAAAVRHFKQNNYGEGLAQGIRMAGQQLKHHFPYNAQGDSNELSDDISFGD
- a CDS encoding LemA family protein; translated protein: MKRLFFYLIGFVILVSQSSCGYNTMVQKDETVEAAWANVQNAYQRRADLVPNLVNTVKGAANFEKSTLTDVINARAKATSVNINANDLTPENVQKFQAAQGELSGALSRLLVSVERYPDLKSNQNFLELQAQLEGTENRIAVERRKFNETVQDYNSYIRSFPRNFIAGWTGFEKKGYFEADAASQKAPSVQF
- a CDS encoding sugar phosphate nucleotidyltransferase; this translates as MKAIIPVAGIGSRLRPHTHTQPKSLVPVADNTILGHIIDKLLEAGIVDFVFIIGYLGEKIEQYVRHKYPQLHAEFVVQEPREGLGHALWVARHTYENEESVLIMLGDAIVDVDLKAIMQAPHSVLGVKKVAKPSLFGVTEVGNDEFIVKLVEKPKIPKSNFALVGLYKIGNPRKLIESLEYIITEDIRTQNEYHLTDALMHMIKTGEKMATWSVDHWFDCGRKETLLEANATLLARQNFRNRDYSTLCPGCIIIPPVSIGEGCTITHSIIGPNVAIGDNTTITNTILSNSIIGSFSELRYAVMQDSIIGSDASFKGFSHSLNIGDSTEINFGQ
- a CDS encoding 2OG-Fe(II) oxygenase; amino-acid sequence: MEEEPDEKIVLKFEQIADRLSDKGYAIVDNFLTPSEVRELLHVLTHHREQGTFKKAGIGTADQFTVDKQVRGDYIRWIEPQEALPPTKVFLERMNEVMRYINRTCFLGLKDYEFHFTMYPVGTVYQRHLDQFQTNDHRQLSFICYLNEDWLPEHGGNLRLYLPQPDGAEETVDVLPVAGRLACFRSNLIPHEVLAATRPRYSLTGWMLDQLNELTFL
- a CDS encoding prolyl oligopeptidase family serine peptidase, with product MIKKTTMLLLAGGFTAVSACKSTKTDTTATTMTDQTTTAAAATPAAVALDYPKTKKSDQTDDYFGTNVADPYRWQETHDEALDAWIAQENQVTQSYFASIPFRDNIKSRLTQIWNYPKYGAPFKEGGKYYFFKNDGLQNQSVLYVQPSLEAEPKVFLDPNKFSNDGTVALSSLEFSKDGKYVAYGTSSGGSDWNTYYVLDATTGKKLADEVEWVKFSGPSWYKDGFFYSRYDAPTEGNKLANKNEYHKVYYHKVGTPQTQDNLVYEDKAHALRNFYGQTTEDERFLVLNVSEGASGANALYYKDLTNSKASIKPIVEDFESEYNVVDNMGDKLLVRTNKNAPRYRLVLIDPKKPQEKNWQVLIPESADVMTGVSLVGGRIIATYMKDASSLVTVFDTKGKQLNKVELPGIGTVGGFSGKKEDQETFFTFTSFTYPPTIYRYDVPKNKVTLFRKSEVDINTDAFETKQVFYTSKDGTKVPMFIVHKKGLVLNGNNPTMLYAYGGFNISMTPSFSVSNMLWLENGGVYALPNLRGGGEYGEEWHKAGVTPNKQNVFDDFIAAAEYLIDQKYTSSEKLAVSGGSNGGLLVGAFMTQRPELAKVALPAVGVMDMLRFHKFTIGWAWVPEYGSSEASEAQFKNLYAFSPLHNIKEGVKYPATLVKTADHDDRVVPAHSFKFISTLQEKGAPGNPYLIRIDVRAGHGAGKPTSLLIQEAADTWAFVYQNMGLNPYENQ
- a CDS encoding DUF5362 family protein translates to MEADLYNNNMPQSLTIDLASEDFLRHTAKWGRFLGIMGFIGVGLLVLFGLFAGSLMGNALSSKGNNGMAGFFGGGVFTVFYLVFAGLYFIPVLYLYQFSVKMQEGLRSRNQHQVTASFRNLKSLFKFMGVLTAIFLVLYALAMVFSLIGIGAAAMFS